The uncultured Ilyobacter sp. genome has a segment encoding these proteins:
- a CDS encoding type II secretion system protein encodes MKKGFTILELVIVLGALALFFVMALPRLSDVRDSTKAARVQKDLLEMRVALENFYTTTGEYPDLVSEGAKDNLELVKGESIEGKKVNFAQFLGRDSIPKTPKSVLLEESNLVIDWEDSEQDGIGGWKYNYSGKTGEIHANLPDNMYNQLIKWSEE; translated from the coding sequence GTGAAAAAAGGTTTTACCATTTTGGAGTTGGTAATTGTGCTAGGAGCCTTGGCATTGTTTTTTGTCATGGCACTGCCGAGACTTAGTGATGTGAGGGATTCTACCAAAGCAGCAAGGGTGCAGAAAGATCTTCTGGAAATGAGGGTGGCCTTAGAAAACTTTTATACAACAACTGGGGAGTATCCTGACCTTGTATCAGAAGGGGCGAAGGACAATCTAGAGCTTGTAAAGGGTGAGAGTATAGAGGGAAAAAAGGTAAATTTTGCACAGTTTCTAGGAAGAGATAGTATACCTAAGACTCCTAAAAGTGTTCTACTGGAAGAAAGTAACCTGGTGATAGATTGGGAGGATTCAGAGCAGGACGGTATAGGGGGCTGGAAATATAATTACAGTGGAAAGACAGGAGAAATACACGCAAATCTTCCGGACAATATGTATAATCAGCTGATAAAGTGGAGTGAAGAATAG
- a CDS encoding prepilin-type N-terminal cleavage/methylation domain-containing protein: MKRKGFTLIELMVVIAIIGLLAAIALPKFGDVTSQAKVANVQGNLSSLRTSIAMFYATDGDYPDLITDTAYNDLTKAEGTDSTGAEIDFTDYFNKSAMPDTPAGKLVATEASGDVAVGDTIQIEAGNVTAASSDGTDDGGWVYTIGDGTIVADLAIGTYVAGTDWSEQ, from the coding sequence ATGAAGAGAAAAGGATTTACTTTAATCGAACTTATGGTAGTAATAGCTATCATAGGACTACTAGCAGCAATAGCTTTACCGAAGTTTGGAGATGTTACTTCACAAGCTAAAGTAGCAAATGTACAAGGAAATTTATCATCTTTGAGAACTTCAATAGCTATGTTCTACGCAACGGATGGAGATTATCCAGATTTAATAACAGATACAGCCTATAATGATCTAACAAAAGCAGAAGGAACCGATTCAACAGGTGCAGAGATTGATTTTACAGACTACTTTAATAAAAGTGCGATGCCGGACACTCCCGCAGGTAAATTAGTTGCTACTGAAGCTTCAGGTGATGTTGCTGTAGGAGATACCATTCAAATTGAAGCAGGAAATGTTACAGCCGCGAGCAGTGATGGAACTGATGACGGTGGATGGGTATATACAATTGGGGATGGTACAATAGTAGCTGACCTTGCTATTGGGACATATGTTGCTGGAACAGACTGGAGTGAACAGTAA
- a CDS encoding prepilin-type N-terminal cleavage/methylation domain-containing protein: MRKRGFTLVELMIVIAVIALLAAIALPKFSDVTSQAKVANVQGNLANVRTSIGIYYAKTERYPDFTGDGATYGDLSEVSDTGINGEEVYFTDVYNKSEMVSTPSYEGVESGDTTWNNITKNNPENGGWTYSYDEGTIIADLPDNAYGQGIIWSEF, translated from the coding sequence ATGAGAAAAAGAGGATTTACTCTAGTGGAACTTATGATAGTGATAGCGGTGATAGCTCTTTTGGCAGCTATAGCACTTCCAAAATTCAGTGATGTTACTTCTCAGGCCAAGGTTGCAAATGTACAAGGGAATCTGGCAAATGTCAGAACCTCTATAGGAATATACTATGCCAAAACAGAGAGATATCCGGACTTTACTGGAGATGGTGCGACTTATGGAGATCTATCGGAAGTATCTGATACTGGAATAAATGGAGAAGAGGTTTATTTTACAGATGTATACAATAAAAGTGAGATGGTTTCAACACCTTCATATGAAGGTGTTGAAAGCGGGGATACTACATGGAATAATATAACAAAGAACAATCCAGAAAATGGAGGCTGGACCTATTCCTATGACGAGGGGACAATAATAGCAGACCTTCCAGACAATGCTTACGGTCAGGGTATAATCTGGTCTGAGTTTTAG
- a CDS encoding FAD-dependent protein, whose amino-acid sequence MKYDIIFVGGGQANIFGAYEAITKNPKLKILIVDKGRMLKERICPKEKTDKCVKCDTCAIIYGISGAGAYSDSKFNMDYRVGGDVHTVTGKQLVNNTINYVAEIYKEFGFDEEPAGIKYNEEMEEIKRRCIENNVQLVDTPTMHLGTDGSRELYTKLVDYLLEKEVEFLTGHGIEELVIEDGHVKGIVLLGKKSETIYSNNVVMGIGRSGANKMMKLCQKHGIEYSTGAIDVGVRVEVPDVVMKDINKNFYEAKMVYYTEKYRDKMRTFCSNPSGFIAVEKHSDDVILANGHAYKDRKSINTNLALLCTKTFTHPFSHPFEYATAIAKMSSMLTGGKILMQSYGDLKAGRRSTEERLSRLNIVPTTDDYVAGDIALACPKRILDNIIEFIEVHDKITPGFASSDLLLYFPEIKFRSTRVAINEHMETSIKGFYSVGDSSGYGSGLNIAAVMGILATRDIIDK is encoded by the coding sequence ATGAAGTATGATATTATTTTTGTAGGTGGGGGACAGGCAAATATTTTTGGAGCTTACGAAGCAATAACAAAGAATCCCAAATTGAAGATTCTAATTGTAGATAAGGGGAGGATGCTGAAAGAAAGAATCTGTCCCAAGGAAAAGACGGATAAGTGTGTAAAATGCGATACTTGTGCAATAATATACGGTATAAGCGGGGCAGGGGCATATTCCGATTCTAAATTTAATATGGACTATAGAGTTGGTGGAGATGTACATACGGTTACAGGCAAACAGCTTGTAAATAATACGATAAACTATGTGGCGGAGATTTATAAAGAATTTGGTTTTGACGAAGAACCTGCAGGTATAAAATACAACGAGGAAATGGAAGAGATAAAAAGAAGATGTATAGAAAATAACGTGCAGCTGGTGGATACTCCTACAATGCATTTAGGGACAGACGGATCTAGAGAATTGTACACAAAACTAGTGGACTACCTTTTGGAGAAGGAGGTAGAATTTCTAACTGGCCACGGTATAGAGGAGCTGGTCATAGAAGATGGTCATGTGAAAGGAATAGTGCTGTTAGGGAAGAAATCTGAAACAATTTATTCTAATAATGTAGTCATGGGTATAGGAAGAAGCGGAGCCAATAAAATGATGAAACTCTGCCAAAAGCATGGAATAGAATATAGTACAGGAGCAATAGATGTAGGAGTAAGGGTAGAAGTACCTGATGTGGTAATGAAGGATATAAACAAAAATTTTTATGAAGCTAAAATGGTATATTACACCGAAAAGTACAGAGATAAGATGAGAACATTTTGCAGCAATCCCAGCGGATTCATCGCTGTGGAAAAACACAGTGATGATGTAATATTGGCCAACGGTCATGCATATAAAGACAGAAAATCTATAAATACAAACTTAGCCCTTCTTTGTACAAAAACTTTTACTCACCCATTCAGCCATCCATTTGAGTATGCAACTGCCATAGCCAAGATGTCATCTATGCTTACAGGGGGTAAAATCCTGATGCAGTCATATGGAGACTTGAAGGCTGGAAGAAGGTCCACAGAGGAGAGATTATCTAGGCTTAACATAGTTCCGACAACAGATGATTACGTGGCTGGGGATATAGCACTAGCTTGTCCAAAAAGGATATTAGATAATATAATCGAGTTTATAGAGGTTCACGACAAGATAACTCCTGGTTTTGCATCCAGTGATTTATTGCTTTATTTTCCAGAGATAAAGTTTAGAAGTACTAGGGTGGCTATAAATGAGCATATGGAAACGAGCATTAAAGGGTTCTATTCTGTGGGAGACAGTTCGGGGTATGGAAGCGGACTTAATATTGCTGCGGTAATGGGAATACTTGCAACCAGAGATATAATAGACAAATAG
- the metK gene encoding methionine adenosyltransferase — protein MENKIFFTSECVSPGHPDKIADQVSDAVLDACIAEDPNSRVACEVFCTTGQVVVGGEITTNTYVDVQKIVRDKIDEIGYKQGMGFDSDCGVLNAIHSQSPDIAMGVDIGGAGDQGIMFGGAVKETPELMPLALVLAREIIVKYTRMARSKEIIWGRPDAKSQVTLAYNKNGTVDHVDTVVVSVQHNPEVSQEEIHETIIEKVVKPVLEKYKMNPVRVKHYHINPTGRFVIGGPHGDAGLTGRKIIVDTYGGYFRHGGGAFSGKDPSKVDRSAAYAARWVAKNIVAAELAEKCEIQLSYAIGVVEPTSVKVDTFGTGKIEEVKLAEIVQKVFDLSPRGIELALELRSGNFKYQDLAAFGHIGRTDIDLPWERTNKVEAIKKLV, from the coding sequence ATGGAAAATAAAATATTTTTTACTTCAGAATGTGTGTCACCGGGCCATCCAGATAAGATAGCCGACCAAGTATCAGATGCAGTGCTAGATGCCTGCATAGCAGAAGATCCAAATTCTAGGGTAGCCTGCGAGGTGTTCTGTACCACAGGTCAGGTAGTGGTAGGAGGAGAGATAACTACCAATACATATGTAGATGTACAAAAGATAGTAAGAGACAAGATAGATGAGATCGGATACAAGCAGGGTATGGGATTTGACTCAGACTGCGGAGTACTAAATGCAATTCACTCACAGTCACCTGATATAGCCATGGGTGTAGATATCGGTGGAGCAGGAGACCAGGGAATAATGTTTGGAGGAGCTGTAAAAGAAACTCCTGAACTTATGCCATTAGCCCTTGTTCTTGCAAGGGAGATAATCGTAAAATATACAAGAATGGCAAGATCTAAAGAGATAATCTGGGGAAGACCAGATGCAAAATCTCAGGTAACTCTGGCATATAATAAAAACGGAACAGTAGACCATGTGGATACAGTGGTAGTGTCTGTACAGCATAATCCTGAAGTGAGCCAGGAAGAGATCCATGAGACAATAATCGAGAAGGTTGTAAAACCTGTCCTTGAAAAATATAAGATGAACCCTGTAAGGGTAAAGCATTACCACATCAATCCCACAGGAAGATTCGTAATCGGAGGACCTCACGGAGATGCTGGTCTTACAGGAAGAAAGATAATAGTAGATACCTATGGTGGATACTTTAGACACGGTGGGGGGGCTTTCTCAGGAAAGGACCCTTCAAAGGTGGACAGATCTGCCGCTTATGCAGCGAGATGGGTAGCTAAAAATATAGTTGCTGCAGAACTTGCAGAAAAGTGTGAGATACAGCTATCTTATGCTATAGGCGTGGTAGAGCCTACATCTGTAAAGGTGGATACCTTTGGAACAGGAAAGATAGAAGAGGTAAAATTGGCAGAGATAGTGCAAAAGGTATTTGACCTAAGTCCTAGGGGGATAGAGCTGGCCTTAGAGTTGAGATCAGGAAACTTTAAGTATCAGGATTTGGCAGCTTTCGGTCATATAGGAAGGACAGATATAGATCTTCCTTGGGAAAGAACAAACAAGGTAGAGGCTATAAAAAAACTTGTATAA
- the rsxC gene encoding electron transport complex subunit RsxC produces MKILKPRGGVHPKEMKELASDKNIEVMPDLKEYKVSLHQHIGVPAFPMVSVGDYVMAGQEIGKCIAMLSVAVHSPVSGYIKDIVKENNETFIIVENDFENNWIDLKPWYDINLFTGKTSTKFVTFIREMGICGLGGAMFPTHMKFQADEYEKIHTIIINGAECEPYLNSDNRIMVEKTSEIMITLKRLFDFMNISKVIIAIEDNKKEAIEKIKKILDNSGKIELAVLESVYPQGGEKQIIKSLMGIEVPVHKIPMEYGVAVINVGTLYALYEGMYRGKPLIERVITVSGLGIKEPKNVLAKIGTPVKDILDYAGIDRSKTYKVILGGPMMGRTIADERENLKKGTGGILALLKDECNEYETKACINCGACVDVCPMGLMPLRYVELVRKGDYNRMEKRYSLSSCIKCGCCEYACPTKRPIIKSIFTGLKKLKEGKNGL; encoded by the coding sequence ATGAAGATATTAAAACCTAGAGGCGGGGTTCATCCAAAAGAAATGAAGGAGTTGGCCTCAGATAAAAATATAGAAGTGATGCCTGATCTAAAGGAGTATAAAGTATCCCTCCATCAGCATATAGGGGTTCCTGCTTTTCCTATGGTATCTGTAGGAGACTATGTAATGGCAGGCCAGGAGATAGGTAAATGTATTGCAATGCTATCAGTGGCAGTTCATTCTCCTGTATCTGGATATATCAAGGATATAGTGAAAGAAAATAATGAAACATTTATAATTGTAGAAAATGACTTTGAAAATAATTGGATTGATTTAAAACCGTGGTATGATATAAATTTATTTACAGGAAAAACTTCCACAAAATTTGTTACTTTTATAAGGGAGATGGGGATATGCGGTCTAGGCGGTGCAATGTTTCCCACTCACATGAAATTTCAGGCTGATGAATATGAAAAAATACATACTATAATAATAAATGGGGCTGAGTGTGAACCTTATTTAAATTCAGACAACAGGATCATGGTGGAAAAGACCTCAGAAATTATGATTACTCTAAAGAGATTATTTGATTTTATGAATATAAGTAAGGTAATTATCGCAATAGAGGACAATAAAAAAGAGGCCATTGAGAAAATAAAAAAAATTCTGGACAATTCTGGAAAAATAGAACTGGCAGTTCTTGAAAGTGTATATCCTCAAGGAGGGGAGAAGCAGATCATAAAATCCCTGATGGGTATAGAGGTACCGGTACACAAGATACCTATGGAGTATGGAGTGGCAGTAATAAATGTGGGGACCTTGTATGCCTTGTATGAGGGGATGTATAGGGGCAAACCTCTTATAGAAAGAGTTATCACAGTATCTGGACTTGGGATAAAAGAACCTAAGAATGTTTTGGCCAAGATAGGTACTCCTGTAAAGGATATTTTGGATTATGCTGGCATAGACAGAAGTAAAACCTATAAGGTTATTTTAGGCGGACCTATGATGGGAAGAACCATAGCGGATGAGAGAGAAAATCTTAAGAAGGGTACTGGCGGAATACTGGCTTTGCTGAAAGATGAATGCAATGAATATGAAACAAAAGCCTGTATAAACTGCGGTGCCTGTGTAGATGTGTGCCCTATGGGACTTATGCCCCTTAGATATGTGGAGTTAGTAAGAAAAGGGGATTACAACAGGATGGAAAAAAGATACAGCCTCAGTAGTTGCATAAAATGCGGTTGCTGTGAATATGCATGTCCTACTAAAAGGCCCATTATAAAATCGATATTTACAGGTCTGAAAAAATTGAAGGAGGGGAAAAATGGATTATAA
- a CDS encoding RnfABCDGE type electron transport complex subunit D: MDYKLSASPHVRKKDTLEMVMYDVVIALLPCMASAVYYFGWKAVNIMLMAVTSGLLTEALMARLMQKSWKCILDGSGLVTALLLALIVPHLTPLWMVALGTVFGIGVGKMAYGGVGENIFNPALVGRIFMMISFPSTLYKFHTADGLAGATVFPLIKYMGADWLASSVGGKIELYKNLFTGKEILGSMGEINKGAILAGFLYLGFRKRLKWRVPLLVVATSGILSYLYGEDPVISILSGGLIFGAVYMCTDMVSGPVTENGKAVFAIFVGTSAFLIRKNTSHPVGIGYAILLGNVIAPLINKYTEPRVYGKDRNMKKIYGILSVVILFIIGIFMLTGLDKISQRRKEIREEKLMSQVKSYIFQKELRYEDEEGIYYEGYVFIPAYDEDENRYYFVLGEARGYGSKMIKFAMGITPDKKIAGVRILESSETEGLGSKIRDEKWMEHWRGMDSEYKFDKEKDAAAGATYTYKNIYKTFNEVLVKSKNLSKDYSQEEELDGEGGATDTEGWGEEETESQETQMSEAEALDGEGGATDTEGWEEEETESQETQMSETETQDGEGGASDSEWEEEGESK; encoded by the coding sequence ATGGATTATAAATTAAGTGCTTCTCCTCACGTAAGAAAAAAAGATACGCTGGAAATGGTGATGTATGACGTGGTAATAGCCCTTCTTCCCTGCATGGCAAGTGCTGTGTATTATTTTGGATGGAAGGCGGTAAATATAATGTTGATGGCTGTAACGTCTGGTCTCCTAACGGAAGCATTAATGGCAAGACTTATGCAAAAATCTTGGAAATGCATACTTGACGGGAGCGGACTGGTGACGGCACTTCTTCTGGCACTTATAGTCCCCCACCTGACTCCTCTATGGATGGTGGCCTTAGGAACTGTTTTCGGTATAGGGGTTGGAAAGATGGCATATGGGGGGGTTGGAGAAAATATTTTTAATCCAGCCCTTGTGGGAAGAATATTTATGATGATATCCTTTCCAAGCACTCTTTATAAGTTTCATACTGCTGATGGTTTAGCAGGTGCTACAGTATTTCCCTTGATTAAATATATGGGTGCAGACTGGCTTGCATCAAGTGTAGGAGGGAAAATAGAACTTTATAAAAATCTTTTTACAGGAAAAGAAATTTTGGGGTCAATGGGTGAAATAAACAAGGGAGCTATTTTAGCTGGGTTTCTATACTTGGGTTTTAGAAAGAGATTGAAATGGAGAGTTCCTCTTCTGGTAGTTGCAACCAGCGGAATTTTGAGTTATTTATATGGAGAGGACCCTGTTATTTCGATTCTTTCAGGAGGTCTGATTTTTGGAGCCGTATACATGTGCACGGATATGGTGAGTGGACCCGTAACTGAAAATGGAAAGGCTGTTTTTGCTATATTTGTGGGAACGTCTGCTTTTTTAATCAGGAAGAACACCTCGCATCCTGTGGGGATAGGCTATGCTATTCTTCTAGGAAATGTGATAGCACCACTTATAAATAAATATACGGAACCTAGGGTATATGGAAAGGATAGGAATATGAAAAAAATATATGGTATTTTATCAGTGGTGATTCTTTTTATAATCGGGATATTCATGCTTACTGGACTAGATAAAATAAGTCAGAGGAGAAAAGAGATTCGCGAGGAAAAACTTATGTCTCAGGTGAAAAGTTATATTTTTCAAAAGGAGCTGAGGTATGAAGATGAAGAGGGAATCTATTATGAGGGTTATGTGTTTATACCGGCATATGATGAAGATGAGAATAGATATTACTTTGTTCTAGGAGAGGCACGGGGTTACGGAAGTAAAATGATAAAGTTTGCTATGGGAATAACACCAGATAAAAAAATAGCAGGAGTAAGGATATTAGAATCCAGTGAGACAGAGGGTCTTGGATCTAAAATAAGAGATGAAAAATGGATGGAGCATTGGCGGGGAATGGATTCTGAGTACAAATTTGATAAGGAAAAAGATGCAGCAGCTGGAGCCACATACACTTATAAGAATATTTATAAAACCTTCAATGAAGTATTGGTAAAAAGTAAAAATCTTTCCAAAGACTACTCTCAAGAGGAAGAGTTAGATGGGGAAGGAGGAGCTACCGATACTGAAGGTTGGGGAGAAGAGGAAACAGAATCTCAAGAGACTCAGATGTCAGAAGCAGAGGCTCTAGACGGAGAAGGAGGAGCTACAGATACTGAAGGCTGGGAAGAAGAGGAAACAGAATCCCAAGAGACTCAGATGTCAGAAACAGAGACGCAAGACGGAGAAGGGGGAGCCAGCGATTCTGAGTGGGAGGAAGAGGGTGAGTCAAAATGA
- the ftsY gene encoding signal recognition particle-docking protein FtsY, which translates to MGILKKIFGFGKKKEKTPEEIEKEKAIYEEKEAEEVKKVIEEVTEDEFIGEKKETEEKSEESENEISEETAVEKEEKPEFEEEKAEVKNEIKEVEKIETKEIVAPKKKGFFTSLKEKLTKSREGFFGKVKGFFLGRSVIDDEMYEDLEEMLIQSDIGMDMTLKIVGALEKEVRSRGIKDPKEVYEVLKDVMENFLIEEDNELKIDKPGLNVILVVGVNGVGKTTTIGKIASKLTKEGKKVIVGAGDTFRAAAIEQLEEWTKRAGAEIIKHQQGTDPGAVVFDTLKAAENRNADVAIIDTAGRLHNKNNLMKELEKINRIIEKHVGDNFYESILVIDGTTGQNGLNQAKVFNEVTKLTGFIVTKLDGTAKGGIVFAISEELKKPIKFIGVGEGIEDLRPFNPKEYIDAIFE; encoded by the coding sequence ATGGGGATTTTAAAGAAGATATTTGGATTTGGTAAAAAAAAGGAAAAGACTCCTGAGGAGATAGAGAAGGAAAAGGCAATATATGAAGAAAAGGAAGCCGAAGAGGTCAAAAAAGTCATAGAGGAAGTGACCGAAGATGAGTTTATAGGGGAAAAGAAAGAGACTGAAGAGAAATCTGAAGAATCAGAAAATGAAATTTCTGAAGAGACAGCCGTAGAAAAAGAAGAGAAACCGGAATTTGAAGAGGAAAAAGCAGAGGTTAAAAATGAAATCAAAGAAGTAGAAAAGATCGAGACTAAAGAAATAGTAGCACCAAAAAAGAAAGGATTTTTTACTTCTTTAAAGGAGAAACTCACAAAGTCAAGGGAAGGTTTTTTTGGAAAGGTAAAGGGGTTCTTCTTAGGCAGAAGTGTTATCGACGATGAGATGTATGAAGATCTAGAAGAAATGCTTATACAGTCAGACATTGGTATGGACATGACCCTTAAAATAGTTGGGGCACTTGAAAAAGAGGTTAGGTCTAGAGGGATAAAAGACCCTAAAGAAGTATATGAGGTCCTCAAAGATGTAATGGAAAATTTCCTTATAGAAGAAGACAATGAATTGAAAATAGATAAGCCTGGACTTAATGTAATTCTTGTGGTGGGAGTTAACGGAGTTGGGAAAACAACCACAATAGGAAAGATAGCTTCGAAGCTAACCAAGGAAGGGAAGAAAGTAATTGTAGGTGCAGGAGATACCTTTAGGGCAGCAGCCATAGAGCAGCTAGAAGAGTGGACAAAAAGAGCAGGAGCTGAGATTATAAAGCACCAGCAGGGAACAGATCCAGGTGCGGTGGTTTTTGACACCTTGAAGGCGGCAGAAAATAGAAATGCAGATGTTGCGATAATAGATACTGCCGGAAGATTGCACAATAAGAATAATCTTATGAAAGAGTTAGAGAAGATAAATAGAATAATAGAAAAACATGTGGGTGACAACTTCTATGAAAGCATCCTTGTCATAGATGGAACCACAGGACAAAATGGATTGAATCAGGCAAAAGTATTTAATGAGGTGACAAAACTAACAGGGTTTATAGTCACTAAATTGGACGGAACGGCAAAGGGGGGAATTGTTTTTGCAATCTCGGAGGAGCTTAAAAAACCTATTAAATTCATAGGTGTTGGAGAGGGTATAGAGGATTTGAGGCCTTTTAATCCAAAAGAATACATTGATGCCATTTTTGAGTGA
- the pta gene encoding phosphate acetyltransferase, which translates to MSFISEVREKAKSLNNRIVLPESTDERVLKATEEIVKEKLAVPVLIGNVEELTKQAQELGVSLEGAEIIDPINFSKLDEYVAKLVELRAKKGMTEEQAREILTSDVNFFGAMMVKFGDAAGMVSGSDSPTANVLKAALQVVGTKPGMKTVSSVFLMELNDKIEEYGQLLLFGDCAVIPEPTSEQLADIADSAADTARSVAGIEPKVALMSFSTKGSARHDSVNVVIEAGKLLTERKVDFDFEAELQADAAIVEAVGAKKAPGSKVAGNANVLIFPNLAAGNIGYKLVQRLAGAEAHGPLLQGLAAPINDLSRGCSASDIANLTAITAVQAG; encoded by the coding sequence GTGAGTTTTATATCGGAAGTAAGGGAAAAGGCTAAAAGTCTAAACAATAGGATTGTTTTACCAGAATCTACAGATGAAAGAGTCCTAAAAGCAACAGAGGAAATTGTCAAAGAGAAATTGGCAGTACCTGTATTAATTGGAAATGTAGAAGAGTTAACAAAACAGGCTCAAGAATTAGGCGTATCTCTAGAGGGAGCCGAAATTATTGATCCGATTAATTTTTCAAAGCTTGATGAGTATGTAGCAAAACTTGTAGAACTCAGGGCTAAAAAAGGGATGACTGAGGAACAAGCAAGAGAAATCTTAACTTCAGACGTTAACTTTTTTGGTGCAATGATGGTTAAATTTGGAGACGCTGCCGGAATGGTTTCTGGATCTGATTCTCCTACGGCCAATGTATTAAAGGCTGCACTCCAAGTAGTTGGAACTAAACCTGGAATGAAAACAGTTTCATCGGTATTTTTAATGGAACTTAATGATAAGATAGAGGAATACGGTCAGCTTCTTTTATTTGGAGACTGTGCTGTAATTCCTGAACCAACTTCAGAGCAATTAGCTGATATAGCCGATAGTGCTGCTGATACAGCAAGATCAGTTGCAGGTATTGAACCTAAGGTAGCATTAATGTCCTTTTCTACAAAGGGATCTGCAAGACATGATTCGGTAAATGTTGTAATTGAAGCAGGAAAACTTTTAACTGAAAGAAAAGTAGATTTTGATTTTGAGGCAGAATTGCAGGCAGATGCTGCAATAGTAGAAGCGGTAGGTGCTAAAAAAGCTCCAGGATCAAAGGTTGCTGGGAATGCAAATGTACTTATATTTCCTAATCTAGCAGCAGGAAATATAGGATACAAATTGGTCCAAAGACTCGCTGGTGCAGAAGCACATGGTCCACTACTTCAAGGTCTTGCAGCACCGATAAATGACCTTTCTAGAGGATGTTCTGCATCAGATATAGCCAATTTAACAGCCATAACTGCTGTACAGGCCGGATAA
- a CDS encoding acetate kinase: protein MKVLVINCGSSSLKYQLINPESREVFAIGLCDRIGIHGSKLEFEVPAIDFEIEIEKDMESHKEALEMVIAALTNEEYGVIKTVEEVDAIGHRIVHGGEGFSSSILIDEEVMAAVEENNGLAPLHNPANLMGVRTCMALMPGKPNIGVFDTAFHQTMPAKAYMYALPYADYRDLKVRKYGFHGTSHKFVSTAAREIMGNPEKSRIIICHLGNGASVSAVKDGKCVDTSMGLTPVAGLMMGTRCGDVDPGALIYIKNKRELTDKELDTRINKESGILGIFEKSSDCRDLEIAREKGDERAQLAIDMMTYRIRAYIASYAAAMGGVDMICFTGGIGENSSLVRSESLKDLEFMGVELDKEVNVVRKKGNVKLSKESSKVAVYKIPTNEELVIARDTLEIVNG, encoded by the coding sequence ATGAAAGTTTTAGTAATAAATTGCGGAAGTTCATCATTAAAATATCAGTTAATAAATCCAGAATCAAGAGAAGTATTTGCTATAGGTCTTTGCGACAGAATAGGTATTCACGGATCTAAACTTGAATTTGAAGTCCCAGCGATAGATTTTGAAATAGAGATAGAAAAAGATATGGAAAGTCATAAAGAAGCTCTTGAAATGGTAATTGCAGCCCTTACAAATGAGGAGTACGGGGTTATTAAAACTGTAGAAGAGGTAGATGCTATCGGTCACAGAATAGTACACGGAGGAGAGGGGTTCTCTAGCTCTATACTGATCGATGAGGAAGTAATGGCAGCTGTAGAGGAAAATAATGGACTGGCACCATTACATAACCCTGCAAACCTAATGGGTGTAAGAACATGTATGGCACTTATGCCAGGAAAACCAAATATAGGAGTATTTGATACGGCATTCCATCAAACTATGCCTGCTAAAGCATATATGTATGCACTTCCTTATGCAGATTACAGAGATTTAAAAGTTAGAAAATACGGATTTCACGGAACTTCACATAAATTTGTTTCGACTGCAGCTAGAGAAATCATGGGAAATCCAGAAAAATCCAGAATTATTATATGCCACCTTGGAAACGGAGCATCTGTATCAGCTGTAAAAGATGGGAAATGTGTAGATACCTCTATGGGATTGACTCCTGTAGCTGGACTGATGATGGGAACTAGATGTGGAGATGTAGATCCTGGAGCTCTAATATACATAAAAAACAAAAGAGAACTTACTGATAAAGAATTAGACACAAGAATAAACAAAGAATCTGGAATTCTTGGAATATTTGAAAAATCTTCTGACTGTAGAGATCTTGAAATCGCTAGAGAAAAGGGTGATGAAAGAGCACAACTGGCAATAGATATGATGACTTACAGAATAAGAGCCTACATTGCATCTTATGCTGCCGCTATGGGTGGAGTTGACATGATATGCTTTACAGGTGGAATCGGTGAAAACTCTTCATTAGTAAGATCAGAATCTCTAAAAGATCTTGAATTTATGGGAGTAGAGCTTGACAAAGAAGTTAACGTTGTAAGAAAAAAAGGTAATGTAAAACTTTCTAAAGAATCATCTAAAGTAGCAGTTTATAAAATACCTACAAACGAAGAATTAGTAATAGCTAGAGATACTCTTGAAATAGTGAATGGATAA